In Monodelphis domestica isolate mMonDom1 chromosome 4, mMonDom1.pri, whole genome shotgun sequence, one DNA window encodes the following:
- the LOC100616903 gene encoding olfactory receptor 14A16-like: MNHRAYCFQEHAGWHQIKLAFKRKAIANHTIITNFLLLSFSDIWELQILHAVLFSLIYLAALMGNLLIILVTTIDQHLHTPMYYFLRHLSFLDLCYISVTVPKSIFTSLTHSNSISVLECAMQIYCIVLFACAELALLTVMSYDRYAAICCPLHYETLMSRGACLQMAAASWVSGSLSGIMHTVSTFSAPFCEAKVLGQFFCEIPHLLKLSCSQPNFAEIGTTVTTTVLGLGCFFYIVISYFYIFSTVLRMPSTEGRSKAFFTCLPHLLVTTVFFSTAFIANVKPTSDTPSVLDLLVSVFYVVVPPTLNPAIYSLRNKNIKAALAKLVRQDLPCL; this comes from the exons ATGAACCATCGTGCATACTGTTTTCAGGAGCATGCTGGGTGGCATCAGATTAAACTGGCTTTTAAGAG GAAGGCAATCGCCAACCACACGATCATCACCAACTTCCTCCTCCTGAGCTTCTCTGACATCTGGGAATTGCAGATCTTACATGCTGTGCTCTTCTCTCTGATTTATCTGGCAGCCCTGATGGGCAATCTGCTCATTATACTTGTCACCACCATTGACCAGCATCTTCACACTCCTATGTACTACTTCCTGAGACATTTGTCTTTCCTAGATCTCTGCTACATCTCTGTCACGGTGCCCAAGTCCATCTTCACTTCCTTGACCCACAGCAACTCCATCTCTGTCCTTGAATGTGCTATGCAGATTTATTGTATTGTTCTGTTTGCCTGTGCTGAGCTGGCTCTGCTCACAGTCATGTCCTATGACCGATATGCTGCTATTTGCTGCCCCCTCCACTATGAGACCCTCATGAGCAGAGGAGCCTGCCTGCAGATGGCAGCTGCTTCCTGGGTCAGTGGGAGTCTCTCAGGCATCATGCACACAGTCAGCACTTTCTCTGCACCCTTTTGTGAAGCCAAGGTGCTTGGCCAGTTCTTCTGTGAGATCCCTCATTTGCTCAAACTCTCCTGTTCCCAGCCAAATTTTGCTGAAATTGGAACCACTGTCACAACCACAGTTTTGGGTCTGGGCTGTTTCTTCTATATTGTGATctcttatttctatatcttttccACTGTTCTAAGGATGCCGTCCACAGAAGGCAGGTCCAAAGCCTTCTTCACCTGCCTGCCCCACCTCCTTGTGACCACTGTGTTCTTCTCAACTGCATTTATTGCTAATGTAAAACCTACCTCTGACACTCCTTCTGTGCTTGATCTCTTGGTGTCTGTGTTCTATGTTGTGGTGCCCCCCACCCTAAACCCTGCTATCTACAGCCTGAGGAACAAGAACATAAAGGCAGCTCTGGCCAAGTTGGTGAGGCAGGACCTTCCTTGTTTATAG
- the LOC100023193 gene encoding olfactory receptor 14C36-like, producing MSNFTLVTEFVLMGFSDIRDLQIIFSLLLFLIYSTGLMGNLLIVIIIIFDRRLHTPMYFFLRNLSIVDACYLSIIAPQASFNSLMNDWAISVTGCATQIFLVVFLSYVEFTLLTVMARDRYVAICHPLHYPVIMSPRVCMQMTLTCLLTGLMYAAFHTGYTFQLTFCQSNVVHQFFCDIPSLLSISCSDTSGNKLSMLLSALLVVVGCFAFITASYVRIFSTVLKFPVKEDQKKAFSTCIPHISVVSLFVISATYVYSQPPSDSGSLKDIILSVFYTVIPPFMNPIIYSLRNKQIKDAMGILMKRTLSLRNNR from the coding sequence atgtcCAATTTTACTCTGGTGACCGAATTTGTGCTCATGGGATTTTCTGACATCCGAGACCTCCAGAtcatattttctttgcttttgtttctcATTTATTCAACAGGCCTGATGGGgaatctcctcattgtcattatcatcatctttgACAGGAGGCTCCACACTCCCATGTACTTTTTCCTGAGGAATCTGTCCATTGTGGATGCCTGCTACCTCTCAATAATTGCTCCCCAGGCATCGTTTAATTCCCTGATGAACGACTGGGCTATTTCAGTTACAGGCTGTGCAACTCAGATATTCCTCGTGGTTTTCTTGTCATATGTAGAGTTTACTTTGCTCACTGTCATGGCTCGTGACCGTTATGTGGCCATCTGCCACCCTCTCCACTACCCAGTGATCATGAGTCCCCGAGTCTGCATGCAGATGACCTTAACCTGCTTGTTGACTGGCCTCATGTATGCAGCTTTCCACACCGGCTACACGTTTCAATTGACTTTCTGCCAATCCAACGTGGTCCATCAGTTCTTCTGTGACATCCCCTCTCTCCTCAGTATCTCTTGCTCAGACACCTCTGGCAATAAGCTATCCATGCTTCTCTCAGCATTGCTGGTTGTAGTTGGCTGTTTTGCCTTCATCACTGCATCTTATGTTCGTATATTTTCCACTGTTCTCAAGTTTCCAGTGAAAGAAGACCAGAAAAAAGCCTTCTCGACCTGCATCCCCCACATCAGTGtggtttctttatttgttatttcaGCCACTTATGTATATTCCCAACCACCTTCGGATTCTGGGTCTCTTAAGGATATaattctttctgtattttatacTGTAATACCACCATTTATGAACCCCATTATATACAGTCTAAGGAATAAGCAGATAAAGGATGCTATGGGAATATTAATGAAGAGGACCCTTTCATTAAGAAATAACAGATAA